The following coding sequences are from one Paenibacillus sp. FSL R5-0912 window:
- a CDS encoding carbohydrate ABC transporter permease has product MKATAGGSAVPHKARIDTWEFLIRFAIIVVSLICLLPFIHVVSKSLSSDSFVIANKVFLWPQGFTIEAYRKIFADASILRSLYITVIVTVLFTILGMILTICAAYPLSRAQFKGRRVITFIFLFTMYFSGGIIPDYMNINNLGLMDTIWSLVLPLSFSAFNLLIMKTSLTHGIPVSLEESARIDGAGHFRILFSIVLPLSKPIMATLALFYAVGRWNAYQDALFYIKHEISLRPLQLKLYYLVIQASESFQLEATQVQLSNPEVLKASVVVFATLPILCVYPFVQKYFVQGVMLGAVKE; this is encoded by the coding sequence ATGAAAGCAACAGCCGGGGGCTCTGCCGTACCCCATAAAGCACGTATAGATACCTGGGAATTTCTGATCCGCTTCGCAATCATCGTAGTCTCGCTCATATGCCTGCTGCCGTTTATTCATGTCGTATCGAAATCCCTGAGCTCTGACTCCTTTGTCATTGCCAATAAGGTCTTTCTGTGGCCGCAGGGCTTCACCATCGAAGCGTACCGTAAAATCTTCGCGGATGCCAGTATCCTCCGTTCACTGTATATCACGGTTATCGTGACTGTACTGTTCACCATTCTGGGGATGATTTTGACCATCTGCGCCGCTTACCCGCTGTCGAGAGCCCAGTTCAAGGGCCGCCGGGTCATCACCTTCATCTTCCTGTTCACGATGTACTTCAGTGGAGGCATCATCCCGGACTATATGAACATTAACAATCTGGGACTGATGGATACGATCTGGTCACTGGTTCTGCCCTTGTCGTTCAGTGCCTTCAATCTGCTGATTATGAAGACTTCGCTAACGCACGGTATACCGGTAAGTCTGGAAGAATCAGCGCGGATCGACGGTGCCGGGCATTTCCGGATCCTGTTCAGCATTGTCCTGCCGCTGTCCAAGCCGATTATGGCGACACTGGCGCTCTTCTACGCAGTCGGCCGCTGGAATGCTTACCAGGATGCCCTGTTCTATATTAAGCATGAGATCTCCCTGCGGCCGCTGCAGCTCAAGCTCTATTATCTGGTTATCCAGGCGAGTGAAAGCTTCCAGCTGGAAGCCACCCAGGTCCAGCTTAGTAATCCGGAGGTCCTTAAGGCATCCGTTGTAGTATTTGCTACTCTGCCTATTCTCTGTGTGTATCCGTTCGTCCAGAAATACTTCGTTCAAGGTGTTATGCTCGGAGCGGTCAAGGAGTAA